One window of Microbispora sp. ZYX-F-249 genomic DNA carries:
- a CDS encoding response regulator transcription factor — MRVLVVEDERVLADAIATGLRREAMAVDVAYDGAAALEKTGYIDYDVIVLDRDLPKVHGDEVARRLVAQRSASRIIMLTAAGDVDDKVEGLEIGADDYLAKPFVFMELVARVRALGRRSAPPLPPVLERAGIRLDPGRRQVTRDGAEIHLTKKEFAVLEELLRAEGAVVSQEDLLDKAWDENIDPFTNVVRVTMMTLRKKLGDPPVIETVPGVGYRL; from the coding sequence ATGCGCGTGCTTGTGGTGGAGGACGAGCGGGTGCTCGCGGACGCGATCGCCACCGGCCTCCGCCGGGAGGCGATGGCCGTGGACGTCGCCTACGACGGCGCCGCCGCTCTGGAGAAGACCGGCTACATCGACTACGACGTGATCGTGCTCGACCGCGACCTGCCCAAGGTGCACGGTGACGAGGTGGCCCGCCGGCTTGTCGCCCAGCGGTCGGCCTCGCGGATCATCATGCTGACGGCAGCGGGCGATGTGGACGACAAGGTCGAGGGGCTGGAGATCGGCGCCGACGACTACCTGGCCAAGCCCTTCGTGTTCATGGAGCTCGTGGCCCGGGTGCGCGCGCTCGGCCGCAGGTCCGCGCCGCCGCTGCCGCCCGTTCTCGAACGCGCCGGCATCCGGCTCGACCCCGGCAGGCGTCAGGTGACGAGGGACGGGGCGGAGATCCACCTCACCAAGAAGGAGTTCGCGGTGCTGGAGGAGCTGCTGCGGGCCGAGGGCGCCGTCGTCAGCCAGGAGGACCTGCTCGACAAGGCGTGGGACGAGAACATCGACCCGTTCACCAACGTGGTCAGGGTGACGATGATGACGCTGCGCAAGAAGCTGGGCGACCCGCCGGTCATCGAGACCGTGCCGGGCGTCGGGTACCGGCTGTGA
- a CDS encoding DUF2795 domain-containing protein, with product MRQEHEPGSPEGMTKQEVDSRSDLARWISGTHVFPAGREDLLARATSESAPDGVLSALRSLPDRTFANIEDVARELGVGGGEQRD from the coding sequence ATGCGACAGGAGCACGAGCCGGGCTCGCCGGAGGGCATGACGAAGCAGGAGGTGGACAGCCGCAGCGACCTCGCACGCTGGATCAGCGGGACGCACGTCTTCCCGGCCGGCCGGGAAGACCTGCTGGCCCGCGCCACGTCCGAGTCGGCGCCGGACGGGGTGCTGTCCGCCCTGCGGTCCCTGCCTGACCGGACGTTCGCCAACATCGAGGACGTGGCACGCGAGCTCGGCGTCGGCGGCGGCGAGCAGCGCGACTGA
- a CDS encoding inositol monophosphatase family protein: protein MDEREYRHDRARVEELLELAAGIAEEAGQMLLAKRPARPEVLATKSSPTDVVTALDRAAEELIRGRIAEARPHDAILGEEGGDTPGEGAVRWVVDPIDGTVNFLYGLPDWAVSIGVEVDGEIVAGAVHNVPRGELFTASKGGGAWLRGERLRCNTGVPLAKALVATGFGYAAGRRRVQAEVLAQVVPQVRDIRRGGSCAVDLCSVATGRVDAYYERGTNYWDHAAAGLIAAEAGARLGGLNGRPVGPDMALCAAPGLFEELHDLLVPLDPERD from the coding sequence ATGGACGAGCGGGAGTACCGGCATGACCGCGCGCGGGTGGAGGAGCTGCTGGAGCTGGCGGCCGGCATAGCGGAGGAGGCCGGCCAGATGCTCCTCGCCAAGCGGCCCGCGCGGCCCGAGGTGCTCGCCACCAAGTCGAGCCCCACCGACGTCGTCACCGCCCTCGACCGCGCCGCGGAGGAACTGATCCGCGGCAGGATCGCCGAGGCCAGGCCGCACGACGCGATCCTCGGCGAAGAGGGCGGCGACACCCCCGGCGAGGGCGCCGTACGGTGGGTCGTCGACCCCATCGACGGCACGGTCAACTTCCTGTACGGCCTGCCGGACTGGGCGGTGAGCATCGGCGTCGAGGTGGACGGCGAGATCGTCGCGGGAGCGGTGCACAACGTGCCGCGCGGCGAGCTGTTCACCGCGTCGAAGGGCGGGGGCGCCTGGCTGAGAGGCGAGCGGCTGCGCTGCAACACGGGCGTCCCGCTGGCCAAGGCCCTCGTCGCCACCGGGTTCGGCTACGCGGCCGGGCGTCGCCGGGTGCAGGCCGAAGTGCTGGCACAGGTCGTGCCCCAAGTCAGGGACATCCGGCGTGGTGGCTCGTGCGCCGTCGATCTCTGCTCCGTCGCGACGGGCCGCGTCGACGCCTACTACGAGCGCGGCACCAACTACTGGGACCACGCGGCGGCGGGGCTGATCGCCGCGGAGGCCGGGGCCCGGCTCGGCGGCCTGAACGGCAGGCCGGTCGGCCCCGACATGGCGCTGTGCGCCGCCCCGGGCCTCTTCGAGGAACTGCACGACCTGCTCGTTCCCCTCGACCCCGAGCGCGACTGA
- a CDS encoding S9 family peptidase, which yields MALPRVNSLRLSPDGTRLVSVVQSLNPDGKSYGTALWELPQDPGGEPRRLTRSAKGEAGAEFAPDGALFFVSRRPDETAKETGGDSAALWLLPERGEPVRVATRPGGVSGVRAAGGTVVYTSAVLPGDAGTEEERRKARDEAGVSAILHEGYPVRYWDHDLGPAQTRLFAGRAAREGLEDVRDLTPEPGGALDEHMSFDVTPDGRTVVTTWRVPLGNGDIRWDLVAIDVADGSRRTLATSGGHDFGGPVVVSPDGRLVACVRERHGTEEVPVALDLWVIDLETGEGRVVAGEIFPAAVAWAPSSRELFFAADHQGRRPVFRVPLDGAVTRVTADDGAYAELCPAPDGSVFALRGAIDSPPRPVRIAADGSVTTLPSPTPPLDLPGTLTEVTATAEDGTEIRGWLVVPADATAEDPAPFLLWIHGGPVSSWNDWSWRWNPWIMARHGYAVLLPDPCMSTGYGQDMIQRGWGDWGPVTHADLMAITDECLKRPEIDEQRTAAMGGSFGGYMANWVAGHTDRFRAIVTHASLWNLDQFAGTTDGANFWQREFGVLGSARYARLSPHRSLGEIRTPMLVIHGDKDYRVPIGEGLRLWWDLQRSGVESKFLYFPDENHWVLKPGNAIAWYETVLAFLSQHVLDEEWTRPPSLS from the coding sequence ATGGCCCTGCCGCGCGTGAACTCCCTGCGGCTGTCGCCCGACGGGACCCGGCTCGTGTCCGTGGTCCAGTCGCTCAACCCCGACGGCAAGTCGTACGGCACCGCGCTGTGGGAGCTCCCCCAGGACCCCGGAGGCGAGCCCCGCCGGCTGACCAGGTCGGCGAAGGGGGAGGCGGGGGCCGAGTTCGCCCCCGACGGCGCCCTGTTCTTCGTCTCCCGCAGGCCCGACGAGACGGCCAAGGAGACCGGCGGCGACAGCGCCGCCCTGTGGCTGCTGCCCGAGCGCGGCGAGCCGGTGCGCGTCGCCACCCGCCCCGGCGGGGTCTCCGGCGTGCGGGCGGCCGGCGGCACGGTCGTCTACACCTCCGCGGTGCTGCCCGGCGACGCCGGCACCGAGGAGGAGCGACGCAAGGCCCGCGACGAGGCCGGGGTGAGCGCGATCCTGCACGAGGGCTACCCGGTGCGTTACTGGGACCACGACCTCGGCCCGGCGCAGACCCGGCTCTTCGCCGGCCGCGCGGCGCGCGAGGGCCTGGAGGACGTGCGCGACCTCACGCCCGAGCCCGGCGGCGCGCTGGACGAGCACATGTCGTTCGACGTCACCCCGGACGGGCGGACCGTGGTCACCACCTGGCGGGTGCCGCTCGGGAACGGCGACATCCGCTGGGACCTGGTCGCGATCGACGTCGCCGACGGATCCCGGCGCACGCTCGCGACGTCCGGCGGGCACGACTTCGGCGGTCCGGTCGTGGTGTCGCCCGACGGGCGGCTGGTCGCCTGCGTGCGGGAGCGGCACGGCACCGAGGAGGTGCCGGTCGCGCTCGACCTGTGGGTGATCGACCTGGAGACGGGCGAGGGACGCGTGGTCGCCGGGGAGATCTTCCCCGCGGCGGTCGCGTGGGCGCCCTCCTCCCGGGAGCTCTTCTTCGCCGCCGATCACCAGGGCCGCCGGCCGGTCTTCCGCGTCCCCCTCGACGGCGCGGTCACCCGGGTGACCGCCGACGACGGTGCGTACGCCGAGCTGTGCCCGGCGCCCGACGGCTCGGTCTTCGCCCTGCGCGGCGCGATCGACTCGCCGCCGCGGCCGGTGCGGATCGCCGCCGACGGTTCGGTGACGACGCTGCCCTCGCCCACGCCGCCGCTCGACCTGCCCGGCACGCTGACCGAGGTGACCGCGACGGCCGAGGACGGGACCGAGATCCGGGGCTGGCTGGTCGTCCCTGCGGACGCGACCGCCGAGGACCCCGCGCCGTTCCTGCTGTGGATCCACGGCGGCCCGGTGTCGAGCTGGAACGACTGGAGCTGGCGCTGGAACCCCTGGATCATGGCGCGGCACGGCTACGCCGTGCTGCTGCCCGACCCCTGCATGTCCACGGGATACGGCCAGGACATGATCCAGCGGGGCTGGGGCGACTGGGGGCCGGTGACCCACGCCGACCTCATGGCGATCACTGACGAGTGCCTCAAGCGGCCGGAGATCGACGAGCAGCGGACGGCGGCGATGGGCGGCTCGTTCGGCGGCTACATGGCGAACTGGGTCGCCGGGCACACCGACCGGTTCCGGGCCATCGTGACGCACGCCTCGCTGTGGAACCTGGACCAGTTCGCCGGCACCACCGACGGCGCCAACTTCTGGCAGCGGGAGTTCGGCGTCCTCGGGTCCGCCCGGTACGCCCGGCTGTCGCCCCACCGGTCGCTCGGCGAGATCAGGACGCCGATGCTGGTGATCCACGGCGACAAGGACTACCGCGTGCCGATCGGCGAGGGCCTGCGGTTGTGGTGGGACCTCCAGCGTTCGGGGGTCGAGTCGAAGTTCCTCTACTTCCCCGACGAGAACCACTGGGTGCTCAAGCCCGGCAACGCGATCGCCTGGTACGAGACCGTCCTGGCCTTCCTTTCTCAGCACGTCCTGGACGAGGAGTGGACCCGGCCACCGTCCCTGAGCTGA
- a CDS encoding ferrochelatase, which translates to MGSTNGYDALLVVSFGGPEKPEDVMPFLENVVRGRGVPRERLLEVEAHYQGFGGVSPINRQCRDLIAALDVDLPVYWGNRNWHPFLEDTVRRMKEDGVRKAAAFVTAAYSSYSSCRQYLDDIARARAAVPGAPEIVKLRHYYDHPGFIAAMADHTREALGRLPESDRDRARLVFTAHSIPVSMARTAGPAGGAYEAQLRRAAELVTAQIGEAGLGEGRAWDLVWQSRSGPPQVPWLEPDVCDHLEALYAEGVRSAVLVPIGFVSDHMEVVYDLDVEAAATAEKLGMALTRASTAGTHPRFVSMVAELLAEPEPAACAATCCPAPVRPARPPA; encoded by the coding sequence ATGGGGAGCACCAATGGGTACGACGCCCTGCTCGTCGTCTCCTTCGGCGGGCCGGAGAAGCCCGAGGACGTCATGCCGTTCCTCGAGAACGTCGTGCGCGGCCGGGGCGTGCCGCGCGAGCGGCTGCTGGAGGTCGAGGCGCACTACCAGGGGTTCGGCGGGGTCAGCCCGATCAACCGGCAGTGCCGTGACCTGATCGCCGCGCTCGACGTGGACCTGCCGGTCTATTGGGGCAACCGCAACTGGCACCCGTTCCTGGAGGACACGGTCCGCCGGATGAAGGAGGACGGCGTCCGCAAGGCGGCGGCCTTCGTCACCGCGGCCTACAGCTCCTACTCCTCCTGCCGGCAGTACCTCGACGACATCGCCCGTGCCCGCGCGGCCGTCCCCGGCGCCCCCGAGATCGTCAAGCTCCGGCACTACTACGACCACCCCGGGTTCATCGCGGCGATGGCCGATCACACCCGCGAGGCCCTCGGCCGGCTGCCGGAGAGCGACCGCGATCGGGCCCGGCTCGTGTTCACCGCGCACAGCATCCCCGTCTCCATGGCCCGTACGGCGGGGCCGGCGGGCGGCGCGTACGAGGCCCAGCTCAGGCGGGCCGCCGAGCTGGTGACGGCCCAGATCGGTGAGGCAGGGCTCGGCGAGGGGCGGGCCTGGGACCTGGTCTGGCAGAGCCGCAGCGGCCCGCCGCAGGTGCCCTGGCTGGAGCCCGACGTCTGCGACCACCTGGAGGCGCTGTACGCCGAGGGCGTGCGGTCGGCCGTCCTGGTGCCCATCGGGTTCGTCTCCGACCACATGGAGGTCGTCTACGACCTCGACGTCGAGGCGGCGGCCACGGCCGAGAAGCTCGGCATGGCCCTCACCAGGGCCTCGACGGCGGGCACCCACCCCCGGTTCGTGTCGATGGTGGCCGAACTGCTCGCCGAGCCCGAGCCCGCTGCGTGCGCGGCGACCTGCTGCCCGGCGCCCGTGCGGCCCGCCCGCCCGCCGGCCTAG
- a CDS encoding lytic transglycosylase domain-containing protein, protein MRTPTHAASARLRPIVTGLAVVILCVITAGTAFLVTWPDRGALAAGGGRPGQDAARAETDGARAGDPPPAARATAGSLVPDRTLPSSAPVVGGPGVQVTPPHLMAIAPKRVPERTLLKIAKLRHVQKVTVTDGGAVHVSGTALRLLAVDPAAFRSWTPKRVADHPEVWSALARGEMVADVATIKRLGMVLGAEYQIDRGPRLRVAASASLGLPGVDGLVSQDLGRRLGFPGGVVVLVHGDPGKVSDTAVRRLLGKGAQVVRVGQAADRPHATATPGQALVGRPGSYLDLYQRAATVCPGLSWTVLAAIGQVESSHGRNNGPSSAGALGPMQFMPATWKAYGVDGDGDGEADIWSPYDAVPSAAKYLCANGAGAGGEKLRKAVWFYNHSWDYVNKVLSLADAYARAYAS, encoded by the coding sequence GTGAGGACACCCACTCATGCCGCCTCCGCGCGGCTCCGCCCGATCGTGACCGGCCTCGCCGTCGTGATCCTCTGCGTCATCACCGCGGGTACCGCCTTCCTGGTCACCTGGCCGGACAGGGGCGCGCTGGCTGCGGGCGGCGGCCGTCCGGGGCAGGACGCGGCACGGGCGGAGACCGACGGGGCGCGGGCGGGCGATCCGCCTCCGGCCGCGCGGGCGACGGCGGGAAGCCTCGTGCCCGACCGCACGCTGCCGTCGAGCGCGCCCGTCGTCGGCGGGCCCGGCGTGCAGGTAACGCCGCCGCACCTGATGGCGATCGCCCCGAAACGGGTGCCGGAGCGCACTCTGCTGAAGATCGCCAAGCTGCGGCACGTGCAGAAGGTGACGGTGACCGACGGCGGCGCGGTCCACGTGTCGGGCACGGCCCTGCGGCTGCTCGCGGTCGACCCGGCCGCGTTCCGGTCGTGGACGCCCAAGCGCGTGGCCGACCACCCGGAGGTGTGGAGCGCGCTCGCCCGGGGTGAGATGGTCGCCGACGTGGCCACGATCAAGCGTCTCGGCATGGTGCTCGGCGCGGAGTACCAGATCGACCGCGGCCCCAGGCTGCGCGTCGCGGCCTCGGCCTCACTCGGGCTGCCCGGGGTGGACGGCCTGGTCAGTCAGGACCTGGGACGCAGGCTCGGCTTCCCCGGCGGCGTCGTCGTGCTGGTCCACGGCGACCCGGGCAAGGTGAGCGACACGGCGGTCAGGCGCCTGCTCGGCAAGGGCGCGCAGGTCGTCCGGGTCGGGCAGGCGGCGGACCGGCCCCATGCCACGGCCACACCGGGACAGGCCCTCGTCGGACGGCCCGGGAGCTACCTGGACCTCTACCAGCGGGCCGCCACCGTCTGCCCCGGCCTCTCGTGGACCGTCCTCGCCGCCATCGGGCAGGTCGAGAGCAGCCACGGCCGCAACAACGGCCCCTCGTCGGCGGGGGCGCTCGGGCCGATGCAGTTCATGCCCGCGACCTGGAAGGCGTACGGCGTGGACGGCGACGGCGACGGCGAGGCGGACATCTGGAGCCCCTATGACGCGGTGCCGTCGGCCGCCAAATACCTGTGCGCCAACGGAGCCGGCGCCGGCGGCGAGAAGCTCAGGAAGGCCGTGTGGTTCTACAACCACTCCTGGGACTACGTGAACAAGGTCCTGTCCCTCGCCGACGCCTACGCCCGCGCGTACGCCTCCTGA
- a CDS encoding MFS transporter, which produces MVGPYRGLFGTPGVKGFVISGFIGRAPMSMLGIGVILLISAVTGSYATAGAVSAAVSLAFAVAAPLSGRLVDRFGQAKVLVPFILLHAVSITALMLCAHAGAPQWTLYATGVASGATGLSLGSMVRARWSYVLKDSGRLHTAFSFESVADEVIFVGGPAFVTALTTGVNAYAGLIATIVLALAGTLAFACFRATEPPAVRHRSTGRSPIAIPGVAMLSAVFLAMGAVFGSIDIITVAFADEHGSKAASGFLLASIAAGSMVSGLWFGSRQWKISLRSRFVRGLSLFAAGLTPVLLMDDIRAMAPALFLAGLSISPTLITGFSLVERMVPAGQLTEGMAWISTALGLGVAAGAWAGGRLTDLFGASNAYGFSYACALLAVVAGLGGSALVRRRQYTG; this is translated from the coding sequence ATGGTCGGGCCGTATCGGGGGCTGTTCGGCACGCCCGGAGTCAAGGGCTTCGTCATCTCCGGGTTCATCGGGCGCGCGCCCATGTCGATGCTCGGCATCGGCGTCATCCTGCTGATCTCCGCGGTCACCGGGTCGTACGCGACCGCCGGGGCGGTCTCGGCCGCCGTGTCGCTCGCGTTCGCGGTCGCCGCGCCCCTGTCGGGGCGGCTGGTGGACCGGTTCGGCCAGGCGAAGGTCCTCGTCCCGTTCATCCTCCTGCACGCCGTCTCGATCACCGCCCTGATGCTCTGCGCGCACGCCGGGGCACCCCAGTGGACGCTGTACGCCACGGGCGTGGCGTCCGGAGCGACCGGCCTTTCGCTGGGCTCGATGGTCCGGGCCCGCTGGTCCTACGTGCTCAAGGACTCCGGCCGGCTGCACACCGCGTTCTCGTTCGAGTCGGTGGCCGACGAGGTCATCTTCGTCGGCGGGCCGGCCTTCGTGACCGCGCTCACCACGGGCGTCAACGCGTACGCCGGGCTGATCGCCACCATCGTCCTTGCCCTGGCGGGCACCCTCGCCTTCGCCTGCTTCCGCGCCACGGAACCGCCGGCCGTACGCCACCGGAGCACGGGCCGGTCCCCGATCGCGATCCCCGGCGTCGCGATGCTGTCGGCCGTCTTCCTCGCCATGGGGGCGGTGTTCGGCTCGATCGACATCATCACGGTCGCCTTCGCCGACGAGCACGGCAGCAAGGCGGCGTCCGGCTTCCTGCTCGCCTCGATCGCGGCCGGCAGCATGGTCTCCGGCCTGTGGTTCGGCTCCCGCCAGTGGAAGATCAGCCTGCGCAGCCGTTTCGTCCGCGGGCTGTCGCTGTTCGCGGCCGGGCTCACGCCCGTGCTGCTGATGGACGACATCCGGGCGATGGCTCCCGCGCTCTTCCTCGCCGGCCTGTCGATCTCCCCCACGCTCATCACGGGGTTCTCCCTCGTGGAACGGATGGTCCCGGCCGGGCAGCTCACCGAGGGCATGGCGTGGATCTCCACGGCCCTCGGGCTCGGGGTGGCCGCCGGCGCGTGGGCGGGCGGGCGGCTGACCGACCTGTTCGGCGCGTCCAACGCGTACGGTTTCTCCTACGCCTGCGCGCTGCTCGCGGTGGTGGCGGGCCTCGGCGGCTCCGCGCTGGTCCGGAGGCGTCAGTACACCGGCTGA
- a CDS encoding D-arabinono-1,4-lactone oxidase, producing the protein MDAFVNWARNQSVTPAEVRTPASAAEVADAVRDAARTGRRVRMTGTGHSFTGVALTDGILLRPGALTGVLDAGDGWVKVAAGTPLHALNEELHRRGLALANMGDITAQTAAGAIQTGTHGTGRHVGGLADQVVELEMVLADGSVTTVREGDLFDAARVGLGALGVLTAVTFRVEPAFLLRARREPMAFSRILETLGDLTETDDHLDFFWLPHTDTCLVKRNNRDAGPARPPAAFKRWLDNVFLENTLFGAACALGARFPGAVPTINGVSARVLGTSESVDASHRVFTSVREVRFLEMEYAVPRHHLAQALRETRDLVERSGWPITFPVEVRVTPPSDAWLSTAYGRPSAYVACHVYRQAPNPAYFEGVEEIMVRLGGRPHWGKLHTRDADYLRTVYPRFGDFLALRRELDPDGLFANDYLDRVLGASREA; encoded by the coding sequence ATGGACGCCTTCGTCAACTGGGCGCGCAACCAGTCGGTCACCCCCGCGGAGGTCCGCACCCCCGCGTCCGCGGCCGAGGTCGCCGACGCCGTACGGGACGCCGCCAGGACCGGCCGGCGGGTCCGCATGACCGGCACGGGGCACTCGTTCACCGGGGTCGCGCTGACCGACGGCATCCTGCTGCGGCCCGGCGCGCTGACCGGCGTCCTCGACGCGGGCGACGGATGGGTCAAGGTCGCCGCGGGCACCCCGCTCCACGCGCTCAACGAGGAGCTCCACCGGCGCGGCCTGGCGCTGGCCAACATGGGCGACATCACGGCCCAGACCGCCGCCGGGGCGATCCAGACCGGGACCCACGGCACCGGCAGGCACGTCGGCGGCCTCGCCGACCAGGTCGTCGAGCTGGAGATGGTCCTCGCCGACGGCTCCGTGACGACCGTGCGCGAGGGCGACCTGTTCGACGCCGCCCGGGTGGGCCTCGGCGCGCTGGGCGTGCTGACCGCGGTCACCTTCCGGGTCGAGCCCGCGTTCCTGCTGCGGGCCCGCCGAGAGCCGATGGCGTTCAGCCGGATCCTCGAGACGCTCGGCGACCTGACGGAGACCGACGACCACCTCGACTTCTTCTGGCTCCCCCACACCGACACCTGCCTGGTCAAGCGCAACAACCGCGACGCCGGACCGGCCCGGCCTCCCGCGGCGTTCAAGCGGTGGCTCGACAACGTCTTCCTGGAGAACACGCTGTTCGGCGCCGCCTGCGCCCTCGGGGCCCGCTTCCCCGGCGCGGTGCCCACGATCAACGGGGTCTCCGCGCGCGTGCTCGGCACGTCGGAGTCCGTCGACGCGTCCCACCGGGTCTTCACCTCGGTGCGGGAGGTCCGCTTCCTGGAGATGGAGTACGCCGTGCCGCGCCACCACCTCGCCCAGGCCCTGCGCGAGACGCGGGACCTCGTGGAGCGGTCGGGCTGGCCGATCACCTTCCCCGTCGAGGTGCGGGTCACGCCGCCCTCGGACGCCTGGCTGTCCACCGCGTACGGCAGGCCCTCGGCGTACGTCGCCTGCCACGTCTACCGCCAGGCCCCCAACCCCGCGTACTTCGAGGGCGTGGAGGAGATCATGGTCAGGCTGGGGGGCCGGCCGCACTGGGGCAAGCTGCACACCCGGGACGCGGACTACCTGCGTACCGTGTATCCGAGGTTCGGCGACTTCCTCGCGCTGCGCCGCGAATTGGACCCGGACGGGCTGTTCGCCAACGATTACCTCGACCGCGTGCTCGGCGCGTCGCGGGAAGCCTGA